The following are from one region of the Sardina pilchardus chromosome 4, fSarPil1.1, whole genome shotgun sequence genome:
- the appb gene encoding amyloid beta (A4) precursor protein b isoform X2, translating to MGDHTALLLLMVTTLTFAIEVPSDESVGLLAEPQVAMFCGKLNMHMNVQTGKWEPDPSGTKSCFATKEGILQYCQEVYPDLQITNVVEANQPASIENWCRKGRRQCRGHVVIVVPYRCLAGEFVSDALLVPDMCKFLHQERMDMCESHLHWHTVAKESCVDRSMNLHDYGMLLPCGIDRFRGVEFVCCPLESQRNSDSEEPDDADSVVWWGGAEEYTDNTDESMPREQAPVEQQQEEEEEEDEGEPAVVEEDEDEEDDDIMDDEDEEEAWDNDEDGDGVEDEDEDDDDEDDATDERDTSEQTSNIAMTTTTTTTTTESVEEVVREVCWAPADRGACSNRLKRWYFIAETGRCAQFTFGGCGGNRNNFDSEEYCMSVCSSSLLPTMAPSPPNAVDRYLEAPGDVNEHAHFQKAKESLEAKHRERMSQVMREWEEAEKQAKNLTRASKKAVIQRFQMKVEALEQEAASERQQLVETHMARVEALLNDRRRLALESYLTALQADPPRPRQVFSLLKKYVRAEQKDRQHTLKHFEHVRMVDPKKAAQIRPQVLFHLRVIEERMNQSLSFLYKVPRVASEIQDQVALLMQRDQSEVAQQVSSLQMEKRVSYGNDALMPDAQIDSTTALDELPPEQDGLGFIHPESFNQANTENHVEPVDARPIPDRGLPTRPVSGLKPEEMPEVRMDTEDRHGVGYEVFFAEDVGSKKGAIIGLMVGGVVIATVIVITLIMLRKKQYTSIHHGVVEVDAAITPEERHLTKMQQNGYENPTYKYFEQLQN from the exons ATGGGCGACCATACGGCACTTTTGCTGTTGATGGTAACAACCTTGACGTTTGCCATCGAG GTTCCATCAGATGAGTCTGTGGGTTTGCTGGCGGAGCCCCAGGTGGCCATGTTCTGTGGGAAGCTCAACATGCACATGAACGTGCAGACCGGCAAGTGGGAGCCCGACCCCAGCGGAACCAAGAGCTGCTTCGCCACCAAAGAGGGCATCCTGCAGTACTGCCAGGAG GTCTACCCCGACCTGCAGATCACCAACGTGGTGGAGGccaaccagccagccagcatTGAGAACTGGTGCCGCAAGGGCCGCAGGCAGTGCCGTGGCCACGTGGTCATCGTGGTGCCCTACCGTTGCCTAG CTGGAGAGTTTGTAAGCGATGCACTCCTGGTCCCGGATATGTGCAAGTTCCTGCACCAGGAGCGTATGGACATGTGTGAGAGCCATCTGCACTGGCACACTGTGGCCAAGGAG TCCTGTGTGGACCGCTCCATGAACCTCCATGACTACGGGATGCTGTTGCCATGCGGCATTGACCGTTTCCGTGGCGTGGAGtttgtgtgctgcccactggaGTCCCAGCGCAACTCGGACAGCGAGGAGCCCGATGACGCCGActctgtggtgtggtggggcggAGCTGAGGAGTACACAGACAACACTGatgagag CATGCCCCGTGAACAAGCTCCTGTAGAAcagcagcaggaagaggaggaggaggaagacgagggtGAGCCAGccgtggtggaggaggatgaggatgaggaagacgACGACATCATGGACGATGAGGACGAAGAGGAGGCCTGGGACAACGACGAGGACGGCGACGGAGTGGAGGACGAGGatgaggacgacgacgacgaagaCGATGCCACAGACGAGCGCGACACCAGCGAGCAGACCTCCAACATCGCCAtgacaaccaccaccacaaccacaaccaccgaATCTGTTGAGGAAGTCGTGCGAG AGGTGTGCTGGGCTCCAGCTGACAGGGGGGCGTGTTCGAACAGGCTGAAGCGCTGGTACTTCATTGCGGAGACGGGCCGCTGTGCGCAGTTCACCTTCGGCGGCTGCGGCGGCAACCGCAACAACTTTGACTCGGAGGAGTACTGCATGTccgtctgcagcagcagcctgc ttCCCACCAtggcccccagcccccccaacGCAGTGGACCGCTACCTGGAGGCGCCTGGCGATGTGAACGAGCACGCCCACTTCCAGAAGGCTAAGGAGAGCCTGGAGGCCAAACACCGCGAGAGGATGAGTCAG GTGATGAGGGAATGGGAGGAGGCTGAGAAGCAGGCCAAGAACCTAACTCGCGCAAGCAAAAAGGCTGTCATCCAG cGTTTCCAGATGAAGGTGGAGGCGCTGGAGCAGGAGGCGGCCAGCGAGCGCCAGCAGCTGGTGGAGACGCACATGGCCCGCGTGGAGGCGCTGCTCAACGACCGCCGCCGCCTGGCCCTGGAGAGCTACCTGACCGCCCTGCAGGCCGACCCCCCCAGG cCCCGTCAGGTGTTCAGCCTGCTGAAGAAGTACGTGCGCGCCGAGCAGAAGGACAGGCAGCACACTCTGAAGCACTTTGAGCACGTCCGCATGGTGGACCCCAAGAAGGCCGCCCAGATCCGACCTCAG GTGCTGTTCCATCTGCGTGTGATTGAGGAGCGCATGAATCAGTCTCTCAGCTTCCTCTACAAGGTGCCCAGGGTGGCCAGTGAGATCCAGGACCAAGTGG CGCTGCTGATGCAGAGGGACCAGTCGGAGGTGGCCCAGCAGGTGTCCTCCCTGCAGATGGAGAAGCGTGTGAGCTACGGCAACGATGCCCTGATGCCTGACGCCCAGATCGACAGCACCACCGCGCTTGACGAGCTGCCCCCCGAGCAGGACGGCCTGGGCTTCATCCACCCCGAGAGCTTCAACCAGGCCAACACCGAGAACCACG TTGAACCTGTTGATGCCCGCCCCATTCCCGATAGGGGACTTCCCACTCGACCTG TGTCTGGTCTGAAGCCGGAGGAGATGCCTGAGGTCCGCATGGACACAGAGGACAGACACGGCGTCGGCTATGAA GTGTTCTTCGCTGAGGATGTGGGCTCCAAAAAGGGAGCCATCATTGGGCTGATGGTCGGTGGTGTTGTCATAGCAACTGTCATCGTCATCACTTTGATCATGCTGAGGAAGAAGCAATACACCTCCATCCACCATGGAGTCGTAGAG GTGGATGCTGCCATCACTCCAGAAGAGCGCCATCTCACCAAGATGCAGCAGAACGGCTATGAGAACCCCACCTACAAGTACTTTGAGCAGCTGCAGAATTAA
- the appb gene encoding amyloid beta (A4) precursor protein b isoform X1 — MGDHTALLLLMVTTLTFAIEVPSDESVGLLAEPQVAMFCGKLNMHMNVQTGKWEPDPSGTKSCFATKEGILQYCQEVYPDLQITNVVEANQPASIENWCRKGRRQCRGHVVIVVPYRCLAGEFVSDALLVPDMCKFLHQERMDMCESHLHWHTVAKESCVDRSMNLHDYGMLLPCGIDRFRGVEFVCCPLESQRNSDSEEPDDADSVVWWGGAEEYTDNTDESMPREQAPVEQQQEEEEEEDEGEPAVVEEDEDEEDDDIMDDEDEEEAWDNDEDGDGVEDEDEDDDDEDDATDERDTSEQTSNIAMTTTTTTTTTESVEEVVREVCWAPADRGACSNRLKRWYFIAETGRCAQFTFGGCGGNRNNFDSEEYCMSVCSSSLLPTMAPSPPNAVDRYLEAPGDVNEHAHFQKAKESLEAKHRERMSQVMREWEEAEKQAKNLTRASKKAVIQRFQMKVEALEQEAASERQQLVETHMARVEALLNDRRRLALESYLTALQADPPRPRQVFSLLKKYVRAEQKDRQHTLKHFEHVRMVDPKKAAQIRPQVLFHLRVIEERMNQSLSFLYKVPRVASEIQDQVALLMQRDQSEVAQQVSSLQMEKRVSYGNDALMPDAQIDSTTALDELPPEQDGLGFIHPESFNQANTENHVEPVDARPIPDRGLPTRPVSGLKPEEMPEVRMDTEDRHGVGYEVHHQKLVFFAEDVGSKKGAIIGLMVGGVVIATVIVITLIMLRKKQYTSIHHGVVEVDAAITPEERHLTKMQQNGYENPTYKYFEQLQN; from the exons ATGGGCGACCATACGGCACTTTTGCTGTTGATGGTAACAACCTTGACGTTTGCCATCGAG GTTCCATCAGATGAGTCTGTGGGTTTGCTGGCGGAGCCCCAGGTGGCCATGTTCTGTGGGAAGCTCAACATGCACATGAACGTGCAGACCGGCAAGTGGGAGCCCGACCCCAGCGGAACCAAGAGCTGCTTCGCCACCAAAGAGGGCATCCTGCAGTACTGCCAGGAG GTCTACCCCGACCTGCAGATCACCAACGTGGTGGAGGccaaccagccagccagcatTGAGAACTGGTGCCGCAAGGGCCGCAGGCAGTGCCGTGGCCACGTGGTCATCGTGGTGCCCTACCGTTGCCTAG CTGGAGAGTTTGTAAGCGATGCACTCCTGGTCCCGGATATGTGCAAGTTCCTGCACCAGGAGCGTATGGACATGTGTGAGAGCCATCTGCACTGGCACACTGTGGCCAAGGAG TCCTGTGTGGACCGCTCCATGAACCTCCATGACTACGGGATGCTGTTGCCATGCGGCATTGACCGTTTCCGTGGCGTGGAGtttgtgtgctgcccactggaGTCCCAGCGCAACTCGGACAGCGAGGAGCCCGATGACGCCGActctgtggtgtggtggggcggAGCTGAGGAGTACACAGACAACACTGatgagag CATGCCCCGTGAACAAGCTCCTGTAGAAcagcagcaggaagaggaggaggaggaagacgagggtGAGCCAGccgtggtggaggaggatgaggatgaggaagacgACGACATCATGGACGATGAGGACGAAGAGGAGGCCTGGGACAACGACGAGGACGGCGACGGAGTGGAGGACGAGGatgaggacgacgacgacgaagaCGATGCCACAGACGAGCGCGACACCAGCGAGCAGACCTCCAACATCGCCAtgacaaccaccaccacaaccacaaccaccgaATCTGTTGAGGAAGTCGTGCGAG AGGTGTGCTGGGCTCCAGCTGACAGGGGGGCGTGTTCGAACAGGCTGAAGCGCTGGTACTTCATTGCGGAGACGGGCCGCTGTGCGCAGTTCACCTTCGGCGGCTGCGGCGGCAACCGCAACAACTTTGACTCGGAGGAGTACTGCATGTccgtctgcagcagcagcctgc ttCCCACCAtggcccccagcccccccaacGCAGTGGACCGCTACCTGGAGGCGCCTGGCGATGTGAACGAGCACGCCCACTTCCAGAAGGCTAAGGAGAGCCTGGAGGCCAAACACCGCGAGAGGATGAGTCAG GTGATGAGGGAATGGGAGGAGGCTGAGAAGCAGGCCAAGAACCTAACTCGCGCAAGCAAAAAGGCTGTCATCCAG cGTTTCCAGATGAAGGTGGAGGCGCTGGAGCAGGAGGCGGCCAGCGAGCGCCAGCAGCTGGTGGAGACGCACATGGCCCGCGTGGAGGCGCTGCTCAACGACCGCCGCCGCCTGGCCCTGGAGAGCTACCTGACCGCCCTGCAGGCCGACCCCCCCAGG cCCCGTCAGGTGTTCAGCCTGCTGAAGAAGTACGTGCGCGCCGAGCAGAAGGACAGGCAGCACACTCTGAAGCACTTTGAGCACGTCCGCATGGTGGACCCCAAGAAGGCCGCCCAGATCCGACCTCAG GTGCTGTTCCATCTGCGTGTGATTGAGGAGCGCATGAATCAGTCTCTCAGCTTCCTCTACAAGGTGCCCAGGGTGGCCAGTGAGATCCAGGACCAAGTGG CGCTGCTGATGCAGAGGGACCAGTCGGAGGTGGCCCAGCAGGTGTCCTCCCTGCAGATGGAGAAGCGTGTGAGCTACGGCAACGATGCCCTGATGCCTGACGCCCAGATCGACAGCACCACCGCGCTTGACGAGCTGCCCCCCGAGCAGGACGGCCTGGGCTTCATCCACCCCGAGAGCTTCAACCAGGCCAACACCGAGAACCACG TTGAACCTGTTGATGCCCGCCCCATTCCCGATAGGGGACTTCCCACTCGACCTG TGTCTGGTCTGAAGCCGGAGGAGATGCCTGAGGTCCGCATGGACACAGAGGACAGACACGGCGTCGGCTATGAAGTACATCACCAGAAACtg GTGTTCTTCGCTGAGGATGTGGGCTCCAAAAAGGGAGCCATCATTGGGCTGATGGTCGGTGGTGTTGTCATAGCAACTGTCATCGTCATCACTTTGATCATGCTGAGGAAGAAGCAATACACCTCCATCCACCATGGAGTCGTAGAG GTGGATGCTGCCATCACTCCAGAAGAGCGCCATCTCACCAAGATGCAGCAGAACGGCTATGAGAACCCCACCTACAAGTACTTTGAGCAGCTGCAGAATTAA
- the appb gene encoding amyloid beta (A4) precursor protein b isoform X3, with amino-acid sequence MGDHTALLLLMVTTLTFAIEVPSDESVGLLAEPQVAMFCGKLNMHMNVQTGKWEPDPSGTKSCFATKEGILQYCQEVYPDLQITNVVEANQPASIENWCRKGRRQCRGHVVIVVPYRCLAGEFVSDALLVPDMCKFLHQERMDMCESHLHWHTVAKESCVDRSMNLHDYGMLLPCGIDRFRGVEFVCCPLESQRNSDSEEPDDADSVVWWGGAEEYTDNTDESMPREQAPVEQQQEEEEEEDEGEPAVVEEDEDEEDDDIMDDEDEEEAWDNDEDGDGVEDEDEDDDDEDDATDERDTSEQTSNIAMTTTTTTTTTESVEEVVRVPTMAPSPPNAVDRYLEAPGDVNEHAHFQKAKESLEAKHRERMSQVMREWEEAEKQAKNLTRASKKAVIQRFQMKVEALEQEAASERQQLVETHMARVEALLNDRRRLALESYLTALQADPPRPRQVFSLLKKYVRAEQKDRQHTLKHFEHVRMVDPKKAAQIRPQVLFHLRVIEERMNQSLSFLYKVPRVASEIQDQVALLMQRDQSEVAQQVSSLQMEKRVSYGNDALMPDAQIDSTTALDELPPEQDGLGFIHPESFNQANTENHVEPVDARPIPDRGLPTRPVSGLKPEEMPEVRMDTEDRHGVGYEVHHQKLVFFAEDVGSKKGAIIGLMVGGVVIATVIVITLIMLRKKQYTSIHHGVVEVDAAITPEERHLTKMQQNGYENPTYKYFEQLQN; translated from the exons ATGGGCGACCATACGGCACTTTTGCTGTTGATGGTAACAACCTTGACGTTTGCCATCGAG GTTCCATCAGATGAGTCTGTGGGTTTGCTGGCGGAGCCCCAGGTGGCCATGTTCTGTGGGAAGCTCAACATGCACATGAACGTGCAGACCGGCAAGTGGGAGCCCGACCCCAGCGGAACCAAGAGCTGCTTCGCCACCAAAGAGGGCATCCTGCAGTACTGCCAGGAG GTCTACCCCGACCTGCAGATCACCAACGTGGTGGAGGccaaccagccagccagcatTGAGAACTGGTGCCGCAAGGGCCGCAGGCAGTGCCGTGGCCACGTGGTCATCGTGGTGCCCTACCGTTGCCTAG CTGGAGAGTTTGTAAGCGATGCACTCCTGGTCCCGGATATGTGCAAGTTCCTGCACCAGGAGCGTATGGACATGTGTGAGAGCCATCTGCACTGGCACACTGTGGCCAAGGAG TCCTGTGTGGACCGCTCCATGAACCTCCATGACTACGGGATGCTGTTGCCATGCGGCATTGACCGTTTCCGTGGCGTGGAGtttgtgtgctgcccactggaGTCCCAGCGCAACTCGGACAGCGAGGAGCCCGATGACGCCGActctgtggtgtggtggggcggAGCTGAGGAGTACACAGACAACACTGatgagag CATGCCCCGTGAACAAGCTCCTGTAGAAcagcagcaggaagaggaggaggaggaagacgagggtGAGCCAGccgtggtggaggaggatgaggatgaggaagacgACGACATCATGGACGATGAGGACGAAGAGGAGGCCTGGGACAACGACGAGGACGGCGACGGAGTGGAGGACGAGGatgaggacgacgacgacgaagaCGATGCCACAGACGAGCGCGACACCAGCGAGCAGACCTCCAACATCGCCAtgacaaccaccaccacaaccacaaccaccgaATCTGTTGAGGAAGTCGTGCGAG ttCCCACCAtggcccccagcccccccaacGCAGTGGACCGCTACCTGGAGGCGCCTGGCGATGTGAACGAGCACGCCCACTTCCAGAAGGCTAAGGAGAGCCTGGAGGCCAAACACCGCGAGAGGATGAGTCAG GTGATGAGGGAATGGGAGGAGGCTGAGAAGCAGGCCAAGAACCTAACTCGCGCAAGCAAAAAGGCTGTCATCCAG cGTTTCCAGATGAAGGTGGAGGCGCTGGAGCAGGAGGCGGCCAGCGAGCGCCAGCAGCTGGTGGAGACGCACATGGCCCGCGTGGAGGCGCTGCTCAACGACCGCCGCCGCCTGGCCCTGGAGAGCTACCTGACCGCCCTGCAGGCCGACCCCCCCAGG cCCCGTCAGGTGTTCAGCCTGCTGAAGAAGTACGTGCGCGCCGAGCAGAAGGACAGGCAGCACACTCTGAAGCACTTTGAGCACGTCCGCATGGTGGACCCCAAGAAGGCCGCCCAGATCCGACCTCAG GTGCTGTTCCATCTGCGTGTGATTGAGGAGCGCATGAATCAGTCTCTCAGCTTCCTCTACAAGGTGCCCAGGGTGGCCAGTGAGATCCAGGACCAAGTGG CGCTGCTGATGCAGAGGGACCAGTCGGAGGTGGCCCAGCAGGTGTCCTCCCTGCAGATGGAGAAGCGTGTGAGCTACGGCAACGATGCCCTGATGCCTGACGCCCAGATCGACAGCACCACCGCGCTTGACGAGCTGCCCCCCGAGCAGGACGGCCTGGGCTTCATCCACCCCGAGAGCTTCAACCAGGCCAACACCGAGAACCACG TTGAACCTGTTGATGCCCGCCCCATTCCCGATAGGGGACTTCCCACTCGACCTG TGTCTGGTCTGAAGCCGGAGGAGATGCCTGAGGTCCGCATGGACACAGAGGACAGACACGGCGTCGGCTATGAAGTACATCACCAGAAACtg GTGTTCTTCGCTGAGGATGTGGGCTCCAAAAAGGGAGCCATCATTGGGCTGATGGTCGGTGGTGTTGTCATAGCAACTGTCATCGTCATCACTTTGATCATGCTGAGGAAGAAGCAATACACCTCCATCCACCATGGAGTCGTAGAG GTGGATGCTGCCATCACTCCAGAAGAGCGCCATCTCACCAAGATGCAGCAGAACGGCTATGAGAACCCCACCTACAAGTACTTTGAGCAGCTGCAGAATTAA
- the gabpa gene encoding GA-binding protein alpha chain has protein sequence MSKSETEEMIEIEIDGQDKQDCVEEGVEEQTITASELITQDIDINEPVGNLKKLLEPRLQIPLEGFEICLQDIHLSAEHSLFDQGVKTDGTVQLSVQIISRPDEQKLNILEIVKPVETVEVVIDPDAAAGEEAHLMEDGQMIAVERSAIADDTSEQVTRWAAALEGYRKEQVRLNIPYDPVQWTADQVIHWAVWVMKEFSIEEMEVGSIHIPGRDLCSLNQDEFLQRVPNGEILWSHLELLRKYVLASQEQAVQEATVTIDQPMQIIPAPVMQTTPTAIKVLKQSKGPRAPRISGEERSSPGNRTGNNGQIQLWQFLLELLTDKDARDCISWVGEEGEFKLNQPELVAQKWGQRKNKPTMNYEKLSRALRYYYDGDMISKVQGKRFVYKFVCDLRTLIGYSAAELNSLVTECEQKKLARVQMHGISQPVTTVTLATTASDS, from the exons ATGTCAAAAAGTGAAACAGAAGAGATGATAGAAATTGAAATTGATGGTCAAGATAAACAGGattgtgtggaggaggg gGTGGAGGAACAGACCATCACAGCATCTGAGCTCATCACTCAGGACATTGACATCAATGAGCCAGTTGGGAATCTCAAGAAGCTTTTGGAGCCCCGTCTCCAGATCCCGCTGGAAGGCTTTGAGATCTGTCTGCAAGACATCCAT CTGTCAGCAGAGCACAGCCTGTTTGATCAAGGTGTAAAGACAGATGGAACTGTACAGCTCAGTGTGCAGATCATCTCCAGACCAG ATGAGCAGAAGCTCAACATCCTGGAGATCGTCAAACCGGTGGAGACGGTAGAGGTGGTGATTGACCCGGATGCAGCGGCCGGCGAGGAGGCCCATCTGATGGAGGACGGTCAAATGATCGCCGTGGAGCGTTCGGCCATCGCAGATGACACGTCGGAGCAGGTGACGCGGTGGGCGGCTGCTCTGGAGGGCTACAGAAAGGAGCAGGTCCGCCTCAACATCCCCTACG ACCCGGTGCAGTGGACAGCAGACCAGGTGATCCACTGGGCGGTGTGGGTGATGAAGGAGTTCAGCAtcgaggagatggaggtgggcAGCATCCACATCCCGGGTCGTGACCTCTGCTCCCTGAACCAGGACGAGTTCCTGCAGCGGGTTCCCAATGGAGAGATCCTGTGGAGCCATCTGGAACTGTTACGCAAAT ATGTGTTGGCCAGTCAGGAACAGGCTGTTCAGGAGGCCACCGTGACTATTGACCAGC CGATGCAGATCATCCCGGCCCCTGTGATGCAGACCACGCCCACAGCCATCAAGGTGCTGAAGCAGAGCAAAGGCCCGCGCGCACCGCGCATCAGTGGGGAGGAGCGCAGCTCACCGGGCAACCGCACAG GTAACAACGGTCAGATCCAGCTGTGGCAGttcctgctggagctgctgacgGACAAGGACGCACGGGACTGCATCTCCTGGGTGGGCGAGGAGGGCGAGTTCAAGCTGAACCAACCCGAGCTGGTGGCCCAGAAGTGGGGCCAGCGCAAGAACAAGCCCACCATGAACTACGAGAAGCTCAGCAGAGCCCTCAG gtACTACTACGACGGCGACATGATCAGCAAGGTGCAGGGCAAGCGCTTCGTCTACAAGTTTGTGTGCGACCTGCGGACGCTGATCGGCTACAGTGCGGCCGAGCTCAACAGCCTGGTGACGGAGTGCGAGCAGAAGAAGCTGGCGCGCGTGCAGATGCACGGCATCAGCCAGCCCGTCACCACGGTGACCCTGGCCACCACCGCCTCCGACAGCTGA